taacCATGAATTATAGACCATAACCCTTAACTAGCGTCCAAAAAGAATGTCtagaaaaaacagacaaacgttttgttttttttaaatcaccaCAGTCTGAATTTCGACAAAAATGAGGGCTTATTTTGCCTTAATGTCCTAAAATCGAAATAGAAAAATTCATCTTTATTTCAGGCATCAGGGAGATACAAGGACATACTGTTGTGAaaatttcaagtttcaagttaaagtgaaagttaaagttaaaactATAACAAGTTTGAAAACATGCGTCTGATGTTTCCAGTGTGTGTCTGGCAAAATAGttttaaacaagcacagatgcTGTACAGGCCCATGCCgctttcagttcaattcaattcagttcaatgcaTTGAAGCATTGAGACAATTTTTTAATCAGTTAAATGACCTAATTgcactaacattacttaaataccacaaggtaataacattACCTGCCTTTAAAGTTtctagggcagcagaagacgagttatcaggttactgtttacaaatcccgttactaacacatacaagtttggagcaaattgtggaatgttaagttttacttttgttttcacagcaggagactctgttggattgagtacaatgctcctggtctgctgtctgtgcatctccaaatgacagacatgacgtcatgcgcacatcaggcgcatcaCGTCTGATGAATtgttgatgactgactgactgcctgacctgaatatgTCTCGCGACGCCCTTGGCCTTGCCGTGGGAAAAACATTCACCATGTTTTGTACTAATCTGATACACCAACATATGATCTCTAGATAGGTTATTTACCATGTGCATTTAACGGCTTGTATAATAGCTTGTATATGGATCATGAGGAAGTGcaattgtgggaaatgtagtgaGGATCCATTTaggacaaaaatataaataaagatgtATTATGGAACATTTTGATACTATGATGGGGAATGGAGCTGCTTAGGATGGAAGGCTTCCACAGAACATCACATCTCATCCCCATGCCCACGGACTATAGATGAATAACAGTTTACTAACTGGTGGACTTGATGAATACCCTATACCCCTGTCAAATAAACTACTTAACAAATTAATCTCACCAACAGGGTGTGCAAGCAGCACAGAAAACCTTTGGATCTCGTCTGCCAGTGTgatctgacctgtgtgtgtgtcctgtgcgTCCAATCAGACCACCAAGATCACAACTGTGTCCCTTTGGAGGGCCATCTGAGAAAGAAGAAGGTGAGAGATTGATCAGGGACCTTTCCTTTTAGCATGAGTACTTTATTCTAAGACAACTACACACACCTGATTACACTACTGAAAATGCACTGACATTCTTTAATTAGTATTATGCAGTATGAATTATTTACCATATTACATGCTCAGATCAAGGTTGAGCAGGCATTGACAAAGGTGCAGCAGGAGATCAAGAAGcgggaagagatggagaaaaaggtTGTGCGATCAGTGGAAATCAGCGAAGTAAGTCAAGCTAAAGATATTTACTGTAATTCCTTATAAAGTGAACGATTTTCTGCAGGGGTTCTTAAACTATGGCTTGAGACCCTACATGGGTCAGAGGCAGACGTCTGGTAGGGTAGCAATATGTTTTAAAGGGCCATGGTGACACAGAAAATAAGATAAGACTGAAAACGTTTGAGAGCTCCTGATTTTTTGCTATTTAGTGTAATacatatatcaatatcaaaataattAATCTAGGTTATttccacagaatttgaatggatagaacggtctttccactgttttctatggtattttggctggtacaccaaaaaatggcgtctatggttagtttctatggtgacaacggAAGTTTGaccattaaggccgtaaagtgtgtcaccGGCTGCCTCATAGTGGAGTGggttagctttgtaatgttGCAAGACGAACGTTAAATGAGTAAAATGTGATGACTTACCAACAGTAATATAGCGCGATTAAACCCAAACGGTCCAAAAATCCTTCAGTAGCTCCCCGCTGACAGCAAAGCGACGCAGTTTTCCACTGCCTGGTCCTTGCTGCGACTTTCCGTAAAtcggtttatacggaagctaggcCAACGGTACAAAGGAGGTTTTATATCATGGAATGCTACACCTAAAAATGGCCACCACTCCGACCACCAGGACAGTTGATtagaatgggaaagaccgttctatccattcaaattctgtggttaTTTCAATGATTTAAAGCTCAAAATTGAGCTTTAGTGCAGTGCATCTcatgtattatactgtataccATACTAATgtggaataaaatagaataaaagttTGGATCTTTAACATCTTACTTACTGAATTTTGATACAGATTGCAAGACATAACACTTGGACAGATATTATTCAGCTGTTAAACTTTATCCAAATTCCTTCAGATTATTTGATTGACTGTCAAACTttatccaaataaaaaaaaacaacagaaaaatgcCAGCACAGACACTGAAGACACCCTGAGGATATTCACTCGTCTACAGCAAGTGTTTGAGTTAAGTCAGACAAGACTTCTGGATACGATCCCCATtctacagagaaaaacagaggatcACTGTAAGTCAGTCAAAGAAAAGCTACAACAGGAAATTGGTGAGCTGGAAAAGCAAAGAAGTGAACTGGAGCAGCTCTCTCACATTGAGGACCATCTCCATCTTCTACAGGTAATCTGTGGTGctcttcttcatctctttctcaaCTGAGCATGATCAttgcagattgtagttttagttttttacaAACattgctctggaggcagaaataatcagTTAAGTTAAACTTCAGTGGGCGTAATGCTGTATGAATGCTTGACTGAAGtccagtgaaaaaaacaagatgtaagagaggaggatgctAATATTAcgaagcctagcactctgctactaactgataCAAAAATGggaatctagccatactaagttatctaggttagctagttagcctagctgaccttaaGTTCAAACTAGTCATAGCCTATagttatctaggtaagctagccAGCCTATTGACGTTACAGTCacgaatgccatggtcatgaatgaataaaaacaagaagTCATTGCcgtttacattttatatttatattttgatcaGGGTTCCTTCTTTGCCGTTAAAGTTTGCCACTTAGCTAACGTGCTGaaagaaaatggttctttggctccgcccattgagccAATAAAAGAAAGGCCAACCTACCAGTCGATTGCTGTTTTGAAGTTCgctttcaaaatgttcctccatgatgtTTCCTAGACtatacaaaccagtgttgttaaTTTTTCCGAATCATTCAagaaaacataattctgcataaTTGCTTGTTGCATGTAACATTGCCATGATAGCAATTaaagtttctgtctgtctgtctttgcctTTGCCCCCCTCAATCCCTCACTTCAGAGTATGAATTCCCTATGTGATCCTCCAACCACTAAAGACTGGTCTGAGATCAGTGCCTACAGTGATCCAGGAGTGGGTATACTGCAAtctgctgtcagtcagctgcTCATGACACTTCACATTGCAATCAGCAATGAACGGAAAAGAATGGTTAAAAATGGTGAGGATGCGATGTTAACAGTGTCCTGCAAGAAGAATCTCAATTTATCTGTCATTTATATGTCTTTTTTGGTTATCACTAATAGGTTTACAGGAGTCCAGGACTGGGTAACTTAATTccaaaaacactgtaaacataaacacatttttgtgtttttcttttttttttttcttttcctaacCTGTCCCAAAAAAAGTGGGCTGGCAactcattttcaacacattttcatCCCTAAACAAGTTTTCTCCAATATTTGCAACCTGTCATGCAAAACAGACCAGGTTGTATTTTGCCTTCATTCAAGGGGGTGTTGTTCttacttttttgtttgcttgtttattcagtcattaattactgaattttcattcattcattcattcattcattcccttACAGAGATTAAGAGAATTCAGCAATATGCAGGTACATcttgtttcattgtttcattgtATAGTCTTATCATTGATGAATACATCAGTCATCTGAATACATCATCTTCTATTCATCTGTTCCATGGTCTTTTTTCacaaattatttgacagaacCCACATGTACAAACCATTCTCATTCTCTAGCTGttgttctctcgctctctctctctctctctctctctctctctctctctctctctctctctctctctctctctgtcagtggatGTGACTTTGGACCCTGACACAGCACACCAGGtcctcatcctgtctgaagatGGGAAGCAAGTGAGACATGGAGGCATCCCCCAGAATCTCCCAGACAACCCAGAGAGGTTCAACACTCTCCTCGGTGTCCTGGGAAAAGACGGCTACTCCTCTGGTGCCTTCTACTTTGAAGTCAGTGACTTTTCTGTTTAACCCCTTGAACTCTGATTTTCCCcctaaatttccccttaagtagctccAAAgttagaaatatttttttttcccatactgTATGACTgtgtcacatacatattctgtatctgctcctTCCAATGCTTATTGAATCTACAGCATGcatatattgagtgaaatattcaaactgcTTGCACATATCACTCTGGAAAACCCTTTGTGCTTAGCTTTTCTGCAACACAATAATGCTGCCCTTTTACTCTTTGTGTTGTAcatgttcattttaaaattgCAAGGAATACATTACTTATTTTGAAATTATCTGTATTGCCCAAAGGTGCAGGTGGAGGGCAAGGCTGGCTGGGACATTGGGGTTGCCTTGGAAACAGTTGACAGGAAAGGCAACAGTGATGTCAGTCTGAGCAAAGGATTCTGCGCCCTGATGCTAAGGGGTGAGGAGTTCATAGCATGCAAGCAACCCCCAGTCAGGATTAATCTCTCCAAGAAGGCCCAgaaggtgggggtgtttgtAGATCACGAGGAGGGAGAGGTCCGTTTTTACGATGTCGGGAACAAGACCCATATCTACTCCTTTACTGGTATGAGGTTTCCCAAGAAGAAGTTGCACCCTTACGTTAATCCCTGTGGCATATGTGAAGGCAAAAACTCAGCCCCCATGCTAATCACTCCTGTCATCCAGGACATTTAGGACAACTGGGACGAGCTTAGCCTCAAGAAAGCATTCCTTCTGGTGCAGGTGGCCATTTTTCACTTCACACATCTCAGAAAAGCAGTTTTGAACAATGTGACTGGTGTTTTTCAAATTACTGACAACTGATTGTTTATGATAGTATGAAGAATAGAATGAATCGTCTGTTTGGTTGGTACTGGGGTTATAGATGTCCAAgacaattttcatttttctttgcttttaagTTTTTCTGCCCACTTTCTTTTAAGTCTTCCTTTCCCATTGAGTAAGTGTTAATGTAAGGATTATGAATTATCAATCAAATGCCATCAAATAATGATAAAACCAATATCAGTTTGAGATCAAATGAACAGGTGATTGTACTTTTTTGGGATGACGTTATTCTGTGtgtgaataaataatgattaaCGCGAAATCCTAGTTGTTATTTATTGCTGTGTGGTGTAATTTCACTATTTTTCTAAACATACAATCAATAACCATCAGATTGGATCAGCTCTTGGAAGAAACATTGTTGAGTCAAAGGCATTTAGGGGCACCATCCTTAAGCCAACAGTTGTTAAGGAAGCAGGAGAGCAAATTTGTAGAAGCTGTACACTGTATCACTATTGGACCAACA
This region of Centroberyx gerrardi isolate f3 chromosome 23, fCenGer3.hap1.cur.20231027, whole genome shotgun sequence genomic DNA includes:
- the LOC139930025 gene encoding zinc finger protein RFP-like, producing MIAFPNPLLAQQQQRPTRNLHGSPVGKKKALKSCLQCEESLCAEHLKPHQNDAELKRHELWDPVNKLKERVCKQHRKPLDLVCQCDLTCVCVLCVQSDHQDHNCVPLEGHLRKKKIKVEQALTKVQQEIKKREEMEKKVVRSVEISEKNASTDTEDTLRIFTRLQQVFELSQTRLLDTIPILQRKTEDHCKSVKEKLQQEIGELEKQRSELEQLSHIEDHLHLLQSMNSLCDPPTTKDWSEISAYSDPGVGILQSAVSQLLMTLHIAISNERKRMVKNEIKRIQQYAVDVTLDPDTAHQVLILSEDGKQVRHGGIPQNLPDNPERFNTLLGVLGKDGYSSGAFYFEVQVEGKAGWDIGVALETVDRKGNSDVSLSKGFCALMLRGEEFIACKQPPVRINLSKKAQKVGVFVDHEEGEVRFYDVGNKTHIYSFTGMRFPKKKLHPYVNPCGICEGKNSAPMLITPVIQDI